The Vidua chalybeata isolate OUT-0048 chromosome 6, bVidCha1 merged haplotype, whole genome shotgun sequence genome has a segment encoding these proteins:
- the SNX6 gene encoding sorting nexin-6 isoform X2 gives MMEGSDDGPDFLSEEDRGLRAINVDLQTDAALQVDISDALSERDKVKFTVHTKSSLPNFKQNEFSVVRQHEEFIWLHDSFVENEDYAGYIIPPAPPRPDFDASREKLQKLGEGEGSMTKEEFTKMKQELEAEYLAIFKKTVAMHEVFLCRVAAHPILRKDLNFHVFLEYNQDLSVRGKNKKEKLEDFFKNMVKSADGVIVSGVKDVDDFFEHERTFLVEYHNRVKDASAKSDKMTRSHKNVADDYNRIGSSLYALGTQDSTDICKFFLKVSELFDKTRKIEARVSADEDLKLSDLLKYYLRESQAAKDLLYRRSRSLVDYENANKALDKARAKNKDVLQAETTQQICCQKFEKISESAKQELIDFKTRRVAAFRKNLVELAELELKHAKGNLQLLQSCLAVLNGDT, from the exons ATGATG GAAGGCTCGGACGACGGCCCAGATTTCCTCTCGGAGGAGGACCGAGGT cttagAGCAATAAATGTAGATCTCCAGACTGATGCTGCTCTGCAAGTGGATATCTCAGATGCACTCAGTGAGAGGGATAAAGTGAAATTCACAGTCCATACAAAG AGTTCCTTACCAAATTTCAAACAAAACGAATTTTCTGTTGTCCGGCAACATGAAGAGTTTATTTGGCTTCATGATTCTTTTGTTGAGAATGAGGACTATGCTGGCTATATT ATTCCACCAGCACCACCCAGGCCTGACTTCGATGCCTCCAGGGAGAAACTGCAGAAActtggagaaggggaaggatcAATGACTAAAGAAGAATTCACCAAGATGAAACAAGAACTGGAAGC TGAATATTTGGCAATATTCAAGAAGACAGTTGCAATGCATGAAGTGTTTTTGTGTCGCGTGGCAGCACATCCTATTTTGAGAAAGGACTTAAATTTCCATGTGTTCTTGGAATATAATCAGGAT ttgaGTGTTCGtgggaaaaacaagaaagagaaaCTTGAAGACTTCTTCAAAAATATGGTTAAATCAGCAGATGGTGTCATTGTTTCAGGAGTAAAG GATGTGGATGACTTCTTTGAACATGAGAGAACATTCCTTGTAGAATATCACAACCGAGTCAAAGATGCCTCTGCCAAATCTGATAAAATGACAAGATCACATAAAA atGTGGCGGATGACTATAATAGAATTGGTTCTTCGTTATATGCATTAGGAACACAGGACTCCACAGATATATGCAA GTTTTTTCTGAAGGTGTCAGAGTTATTTGACAAAACGAGG AAAATAGAGGCTCGGGTatctgctgatgaagatcttaAGCTTTCTGATCTTCTGAAATACTACCTTAGGGAATCTCAAGCTGCTAAG gatcTCCTGTATAGAAGATCTAGGTCACTAGTGGATTATGAAAATGCTAATAAGGCATTGGATAAAGCAAgagcaaaaaataaagatgtgcTGCAAGCTGAAACTACTCAGCAAATATGCTGTCAGAAATTTGAGAAAATTTCTGAATCAGCAAAACAAG aACTGATAGACTTTAAGACAAGAAGAGTTGCAGCATTCAGAAAAAATCTGGTGGAACTAGCAGAACTGGAATTAAAGCATGCTAAG
- the SNX6 gene encoding sorting nexin-6 isoform X1 — MMQEGSDDGPDFLSEEDRGLRAINVDLQTDAALQVDISDALSERDKVKFTVHTKSSLPNFKQNEFSVVRQHEEFIWLHDSFVENEDYAGYIIPPAPPRPDFDASREKLQKLGEGEGSMTKEEFTKMKQELEAEYLAIFKKTVAMHEVFLCRVAAHPILRKDLNFHVFLEYNQDLSVRGKNKKEKLEDFFKNMVKSADGVIVSGVKDVDDFFEHERTFLVEYHNRVKDASAKSDKMTRSHKNVADDYNRIGSSLYALGTQDSTDICKFFLKVSELFDKTRKIEARVSADEDLKLSDLLKYYLRESQAAKDLLYRRSRSLVDYENANKALDKARAKNKDVLQAETTQQICCQKFEKISESAKQELIDFKTRRVAAFRKNLVELAELELKHAKGNLQLLQSCLAVLNGDT, encoded by the exons ATGATG CAGGAAGGCTCGGACGACGGCCCAGATTTCCTCTCGGAGGAGGACCGAGGT cttagAGCAATAAATGTAGATCTCCAGACTGATGCTGCTCTGCAAGTGGATATCTCAGATGCACTCAGTGAGAGGGATAAAGTGAAATTCACAGTCCATACAAAG AGTTCCTTACCAAATTTCAAACAAAACGAATTTTCTGTTGTCCGGCAACATGAAGAGTTTATTTGGCTTCATGATTCTTTTGTTGAGAATGAGGACTATGCTGGCTATATT ATTCCACCAGCACCACCCAGGCCTGACTTCGATGCCTCCAGGGAGAAACTGCAGAAActtggagaaggggaaggatcAATGACTAAAGAAGAATTCACCAAGATGAAACAAGAACTGGAAGC TGAATATTTGGCAATATTCAAGAAGACAGTTGCAATGCATGAAGTGTTTTTGTGTCGCGTGGCAGCACATCCTATTTTGAGAAAGGACTTAAATTTCCATGTGTTCTTGGAATATAATCAGGAT ttgaGTGTTCGtgggaaaaacaagaaagagaaaCTTGAAGACTTCTTCAAAAATATGGTTAAATCAGCAGATGGTGTCATTGTTTCAGGAGTAAAG GATGTGGATGACTTCTTTGAACATGAGAGAACATTCCTTGTAGAATATCACAACCGAGTCAAAGATGCCTCTGCCAAATCTGATAAAATGACAAGATCACATAAAA atGTGGCGGATGACTATAATAGAATTGGTTCTTCGTTATATGCATTAGGAACACAGGACTCCACAGATATATGCAA GTTTTTTCTGAAGGTGTCAGAGTTATTTGACAAAACGAGG AAAATAGAGGCTCGGGTatctgctgatgaagatcttaAGCTTTCTGATCTTCTGAAATACTACCTTAGGGAATCTCAAGCTGCTAAG gatcTCCTGTATAGAAGATCTAGGTCACTAGTGGATTATGAAAATGCTAATAAGGCATTGGATAAAGCAAgagcaaaaaataaagatgtgcTGCAAGCTGAAACTACTCAGCAAATATGCTGTCAGAAATTTGAGAAAATTTCTGAATCAGCAAAACAAG aACTGATAGACTTTAAGACAAGAAGAGTTGCAGCATTCAGAAAAAATCTGGTGGAACTAGCAGAACTGGAATTAAAGCATGCTAAG